From Pongo pygmaeus isolate AG05252 chromosome 1, NHGRI_mPonPyg2-v2.0_pri, whole genome shotgun sequence, one genomic window encodes:
- the UTS2 gene encoding urotensin-2: METNVFHLMLCVTSARTHKSTSLCFGHFNSYPSLFLIHDLLLEISFQLSAPHEDARLTPEELERASLLQILPEMLGAERGDILRKADSSTNIFNPRGNLRKFQDFSGQDPNILLSHLLARTWKPYKKRETPDCFWKYCV; encoded by the exons ATGGAAACCAACGTATTTCATCTTATGCTCTGCGTCACTTCTGCTCGGACTCATAAATCCACGTCTCTTTGCTTTGGCCACTTCAACTCATATCCAAGCCTTTTTTTAATTCATGATTTATTGCT GGAAATATCCTTTCAACTCTCAg CACCTCATGAAGATGCGCGCTTAACTCCGGAGGAGCTAGAAAGAGCTTCCCTTCTACAGATACTGCCAGAGATGCTGGGTGCAGAAAGAGGGGATATTCTCAGGAAAGCAG ACTCGAGTACCAACATTTTTAACCCAAGAGGAAATTTGAGAAAG TTTCAGGATTTCTCTGGACAAGATCCTAACATTTTACTGAGTCATCTTTTGGCCAGAACCTGGAAACCATACAAGAAACGTGAGACTCCTGATTGCTTCTGGAAATACTGTGTCTGA